Proteins encoded together in one Cydia pomonella isolate Wapato2018A chromosome 10, ilCydPomo1, whole genome shotgun sequence window:
- the LOC133522237 gene encoding cytokine receptor, whose product MERRTKNSGLRKGPHLSSWIWCMFIKVFCLPCIFSECFGNNITLSVQPPGDRRIFYGNPLEIFCVAEGGDVAEDLELLVNHVSLNTTIVNETTIRWYEERPEKQSTTFYCNNKRTNKKCSSKVVVDGYPQEVEEFTCLSKNLNELNCSWVPPKGNQLVVNYNLTFLVNDRAVLPCKVHDEVNVSWCVWTTKTGPGVPLYRQQLDMYNFNLTSYNSFGSISQNFAIDHFSIVKPDPPTALEVVQNDSRSVTIQWKISNNMVDLLKGGVDHRIEYQISEIDNTTHFHKVDASDLPPKNRTYKFELSLPFAHWEYEVRIYIKPKKAKLDQYWSDYAFIMINTTSEKPPRPPTIAAGSFHQQPYLNHRLLKIYWSQLSDVEEAGANFTYRVVVWQGNKQQTLFPDNKSLSYVSLNASDDPLQVMVWSENTKGLSKDYSSLYIPSEDNTQDLHVESFTKLTHENGTNELSWQKNNHNKIDNYTLFWCELKTTQTCTGRMNFTTLSPHISKHSINLPSTLYQFAISANKGYKSSGMTWAYCDIPKKGMEWYQIPVSLSHDSKSVDTTHVNLTWAVQCTFSAGFLRGYIIYYCPVIETSASCYDNRNYTKHIDNPDQKSVLVENLLPYTTYQFTIALDTASGIRTHNNTDRVTTLEDTPSSPTNIKIKDITHDSVNITWDPPEHKNGKILYYNITKTLSDGTTDYVIEDTFTHRQITGLQGLTNYTFAVKACNNAKNRCSSIVPKDGIHLRTRIGPPGRINSAPLYNYSLGTINWFAPGHVDLYQVMVLKNKKEYEISNTTDLYVDTVACQGDEMSYQVRAINYDADEYHGVMGDPDYVELPVRTTKGIDEYVGEWSQTYNMPCGQSGGLTLTLIILGVFLVVGVGYGSLKLYKKMKQMEDIKPVFPNGLNVPEKDLTKYGFGGWTQTNKDEKPSSDEMLLLPNSKSSISPVSPNVKQSIDNCDSSDHTDSTALSNNSEGPIDRQSSISDTASDTSLRDIEQGRDENASQGEASASETESSRESSPYLNDLVFKKNPNSGYVQSVMNPNTDLSSPSIKSPQEQAKSPVAASSSYVMAGLPPPIFTTGLLPSSPPPAGYVRADDPQARLMNLPKLGPSPTKLFGPESLPTLPLPSPKKGEDSSYIQLQCLESLPNLKVREQPKPAASGYVSPEDAVLNKHLNNIMAARAPVPDTPILLDPDMSPDAYCRFSWSKDPSIDNFNSILVDSSLTTPKN is encoded by the coding sequence ATGGAAAGAAGAACTAAAAACAGTGGTTTGCGCAAGGGCCCACACTTGAGCTCTTGGATATGGTGCATGTTTATCAAAGTTTTCTGCTTGCCGTGTATATTTTCCGAATGTTTCGGAAATAATATCACTTTATCTGTACAGCCGCCTGGGGACAGAAGGATATTTTACGGGAATCCGTTAGAAATTTTCTGTGTAGCTGAAGGTGGGGATGTTGCTGAAGACTTAGAGTTGTTGGTAAATCACGTTTCACTCAATACTACAATAGTGAATGAAACTACTATCAGATGGTATGAGGAGAGACCAGAAAAACAGAGTACAACCTTTTATTGTAACAATAAacgaacaaataaaaaatgttccAGTAAGGTGGTTGTGGATGGATACCCACAGGAGGTAGAAGAGTTCACATGTCTGTCCAAGAACCTTAATGAGCTCAATTGTTCCTGGGTACCACCCAAAGGAAATCAGTTGGTAGTTAACTACAACTTAACCTTCTTGGTAAATGATAGAGCGGTATTACCATGCAAAGTCCATGATGAAGTAAATGTAAGCTGGTGTGTATGGACAACAAAAACCGGACCTGGAGTGCCCCTTTACAGGCAACAGCTAGATATGTACAATTTCAACTTGACCTCCTACAATAGTTTTGGGAGCATTTCCCAAAACTTTGCAATTGACCATTTCTCAATAGTTAAGCCTGACCCTCCTACAGCCTTAGAGGTTGTACAAAATGACTCTCGCAGTGTGACCATACAGTggaaaatatcgaataatatgGTGGATTTGTTAAAGGGAGGGGTAGACCACCGAATTGAATATCAGATATCTGAAATTGATAACACAACACACTTTCACAAGGTTGATGCCTCTGACTTGCCACCTAAAAATAGGACATACAAATTTGAATTAAGTTTGCCGTTTGCACATTGGGAGTATGAAGTGAGAATTTACATTAAACCCAAGAAAGCTAAATTGGACCAATACTGGTCTGACTATGCATTTATAATGATCAATACAACTAGTGAGAAACCACCACGCCCACCAACAATAGCTGCAGGCTCTTTCCACCAGCAGCCATATTTAAACCACCGTCTGTTAAAAATCTATTGGTCCCAATTGTCTGATGTTGAAGAAGCTGGTGCAAATTTTACATATAGAGTGGTTGTCTGGCAAGGGAACAAACAGCAAACATTATTTCCTGATAACAAGAGTTTGAGCTATGTCAGCCTTAATGCATCTGATGATCCCCTGCAGGTGATGGTGTGGTCAGAGAATACTAAGGGTCTCTCTAAAGACTACAGCTCTCTTTACATTCCTTCAGAGGATAACACTCAAGATTTGCATGTAGAATCATTTACCAAACTAACACATGAAAATGGCACTAATGAGTTAtcttggcaaaaaaataatcataacaaAATTGACAACTACACTCTATTTTGGTGTGAGCTGAAGACTACACAAACTTGTACGGGACGTATGAACTTTACAACTTTGTCACCACACATTAGCAAACATTCAATAAATTTGCCCTCAACATTGTACCAATTTGCCATCTCTGCTAACAAAGGCTACAAGAGTAGTGGTATGACATGGGCCTACTGTGACATCCCTAAAAAAGGAATGGAGTGGTATCAAATTCCTGTATCATTGTCTCATGATAGCAAATCAGTGGATACCACACATGTCAACCTGACATGGGCAGTTCAGTGCACATTCTCTGCTGGCTTTTTAAGAGGATACATTATCTATTATTGTCCAGTTATTGAGACCAGTGCATCCTGCTATGATAATAGAAATTATACTAAACATATTGATAATCCAGATCAAAAAAGTGTCTTAGTAGAGAACCTCTTGCCTTATACAACTTATCAGTTTACTATTGCCCTTGACACTGCTTCTGGCATCAGGACACATAACAATACAGACCGTGTGACCACTTTAGAAGACACCCCATCAAGTCCTACTAATATCAAGATAAAGGACATAACACATGATTCTGTGAATATCACATGGGATCCGCCAGAGCACAAGAATGGAAAAATTCtttattacaatattacaaaaacattGTCTGATGGCACCACAGATTATGTGATAGAGGATACCTTCACACATCGTCAGATCACTGGGCTGCAAGGTCTCACCAATTATACATTTGCAGTGAAAGCCTGTAATAATGCTAAAAACCGCTGCTCCAGTATTGTTCCCAAAGATGGGATTCATCTAAGAACAAGAATTGGGCCTCCAGGGAGAATAAACAGTGCACCCCTTTATAATTACTCTTTAGGAACCATTAATTGGTTTGCTCCAGGCCATGTTGATCTCTATCAAGTCATGgtactgaaaaataaaaaagaatatgAGATTAGTAACACAACAGATCTGTACGTAGATACAGTTGCTTGTCAAGGTGATGAAATGTCGTATCAAGTAAGAGCAATAAATTATGATGCAGATGAATATCATGGAGTGATGGGTGATCCCGATTACGTAGAACTACCTGTACGAACTACCAAAGGTATTGATGAATATGTTGGTGAATGGAGTCAAACATACAATATGCCTTGTGGCCAATCTGGAGGTCTCACATTGACCCTCATAATTCTGGGAGTATTTTTAGTTGTTGGTGTTGGCTACGGATCACTGAAACTTTACAAGAAAATGAAACAAATGGAAGACATAAAGCCCGTATTCCCCAATGGCTTAAATGTCCCTGAAAAAGATTTAACTAAATACGGTTTCGGCGGCTGGACCCAAACCAACAAAGACGAGAAACCATCGTCTGACGAAATGCTGCTTCTGCCTAATAGTAAAAGTAGTATATCTCCCGTATCGCCCAATGTCAAACAGAGTATCGACAACTGTGATTCAAGTGACCATACGGATAGTACCGCATTATCCAACAATTCTGAAGGCCCTATTGACAGACAGTCCTCAATATCAGATACCGCCTCGGATACATCTTTACGAGATATAGAACAAGGAAGGGATGAAAACGCAAGCCAAGGAGAGGCTTCCGCGTCGGAAACTGAAAGCTCGCGCGAGAGTTCTCCGTACTTAAACGACCTGGTGTTCAAGAAGAATCCTAACAGTGGGTATGTGCAGTCTGTAATGAATCCCAATACCGATCTGAGTTCACCATCGATCAAGAGCCCGCAGGAGCAAGCGAAGTCGCCCGTGGCTGCGAGCTCGAGCTATGTAATGGCGGGTCTGCCGCCGCCAATCTTCACGACGGGCCTGTTGCCGTCGAGCCCGCCGCCCGCGGGCTACGTGCGCGCGGACGACCCGCAGGCTAGGCTAATGAACTTGCCAAAACTCGGCCCGTCGCCGACGAAACTCTTCGGTCCGGAGAGCTTGCCGACACTACCCTTGCCTTCACCTAAAAAAGGCGAAGATTCTAGCTATATTCAACTGCAGTGTTTAGAGTCGCTGCCTAACTTAAAGGTCCGCGAGCAGCCAAAGCCAGCGGCGAGCGGATACGTGAGCCCAGAAGATGCTGTGCTCAACAAGCACCTAAACAACATcatggcggcgcgcgcgcccgTGCCGGACACGCCTATTTTGCTCGATCCAGACATGAGTCCCGATGCCTATTGCCGCTTTTCCTGGAGCAAAGACCCTTCCATTGacaattttaattcaatactCGTTGATTCAAGTTTGACCACTCCCAAAAACTGA